A genome region from Streptomyces pratensis includes the following:
- a CDS encoding nucleotide sugar dehydrogenase yields MDAWHTACTRSRGEGASGREGPPGTITAPPEPTTVASLPSQAQHGRHATVAVVGLGYVGLPTALSLHAAGHSVVGVDTSESRLEDIRSGRVDLLPSQHDRLTAALHDAGFRLTADPDAVTGTDAVIICVPTPVDERFVPDLRALTAACSSVVAHAAPGQLLVLTSTSYVGTTRDLLAGPLTARGLQPGTDVFVAFAPERIDPGNPDHSPERTPRVIGGVTPRSTELAASLLAGTAPSVHRVDSPEAAEMSKLWENTFRAVNIALANELAEDCVEFGLEPRHVIEAAATKPYGFMPFYPGAGVGGHCIPCDPHYLLWQLRARDVASPLVDAAMTAISQRPALVAGKAREALAARGLGTAGSRVLILGLAYKPGVADLRESPALEIMDRLTAWGATVEYADPLVPRLDRRGVVRHSVDAPGTLDWDLVVVHTVHPGTDLGWLHDNPAVLDVTHSLTAAATGAAV; encoded by the coding sequence ATGGACGCGTGGCATACCGCTTGTACGAGGAGCCGGGGTGAGGGGGCGTCAGGCCGGGAGGGCCCCCCGGGAACGATCACCGCACCCCCGGAGCCCACGACGGTCGCGAGTCTGCCGTCACAGGCACAGCACGGGCGTCACGCCACGGTCGCGGTCGTCGGCCTCGGCTACGTCGGACTGCCCACCGCGCTGTCCCTCCACGCGGCCGGCCACTCGGTGGTCGGCGTGGACACCAGCGAGTCCCGGCTGGAGGACATCCGGTCCGGGCGGGTCGACCTGCTGCCGTCCCAGCACGACAGGCTGACGGCGGCACTCCATGACGCCGGCTTCCGTCTGACGGCCGACCCCGACGCGGTCACGGGCACGGACGCGGTGATCATCTGTGTGCCGACGCCGGTCGACGAGCGGTTCGTGCCCGATCTGCGCGCGCTGACCGCCGCCTGCTCGTCGGTGGTGGCCCACGCCGCCCCGGGACAGCTGCTGGTCCTCACCTCGACCAGCTATGTCGGCACCACGCGTGACCTACTCGCCGGGCCGCTCACGGCACGAGGGCTGCAGCCCGGCACCGATGTCTTCGTGGCGTTCGCACCCGAGCGGATCGACCCCGGGAACCCCGACCACTCCCCCGAGCGGACTCCGCGCGTGATCGGCGGTGTCACCCCCAGGAGTACCGAACTGGCCGCCTCGCTGCTGGCCGGAACCGCGCCCTCCGTCCACCGGGTGGACAGTCCGGAGGCCGCTGAGATGAGCAAGCTCTGGGAGAACACCTTCCGGGCCGTCAACATCGCCCTGGCGAACGAACTGGCCGAGGACTGCGTGGAATTCGGGCTGGAACCCCGCCACGTCATCGAGGCCGCGGCCACCAAGCCGTACGGCTTCATGCCGTTCTATCCGGGTGCGGGCGTCGGCGGGCACTGCATCCCCTGCGACCCGCACTACCTGCTGTGGCAGTTGCGGGCGAGGGACGTCGCGTCCCCTCTGGTGGACGCCGCGATGACGGCGATCTCTCAACGCCCCGCCCTCGTCGCGGGAAAGGCACGGGAAGCTCTCGCGGCACGGGGACTGGGAACCGCCGGTTCCCGGGTGCTGATCCTGGGCCTGGCCTACAAGCCCGGGGTGGCGGATCTGCGCGAGAGTCCGGCCCTGGAGATCATGGACCGGCTCACGGCCTGGGGCGCCACCGTCGAATACGCCGACCCCCTGGTGCCGCGCCTGGACCGGCGAGGCGTCGTACGGCACAGTGTCGACGCCCCCGGAACCCTGGACTGGGACCTGGTCGTCGTCCACACCGTGCACCCGGGAACGGACCTGGGCTGGCTGCACGACAACCCCGCCGTACTGGACGTCACGCATAGCCTGACCGCGGCCGCCACCGGGGCCGCCGTATGA
- a CDS encoding S8 family peptidase, which yields MAIHKRVRSVKLTAAITAVAAAAGVTLLTTPFAGAAPAPAMGTVHGADAATAVSGSYIVMLDRKADKADLAEEYGGTLQRNYRSAINGFSASGLSETEAKRLAADPAVSKVVQNKKFHINTTQDNPPSWGLDRVDQTGTAGDSAYTYPDAAGGDVTAYVIDTGVRVTHKDFEGRATSGFDAVDDDDDADDGNGHGTHVAGTIAGAAHGVAKKAKIVAVRVLDDAGSGTTEQVVAGIDWVTANHEGPSVANMSLGGSADPALDAAVQKAIASGVTFAVAAGNESSDAGEGSPSRVPEAITVASSTVDDEQSSFSNFGSVVDIYAPGSDITSAWNDSDDATSTISGTSMATPHVVGAAAVYLGGHPEATPEEVAAALTGGATPDAISNATEGTANKLLKIVE from the coding sequence ATGGCAATTCACAAGCGCGTACGCTCGGTCAAGCTCACCGCCGCGATAACCGCAGTGGCAGCGGCCGCCGGCGTCACCCTGCTCACCACTCCGTTCGCCGGAGCGGCCCCGGCGCCCGCGATGGGCACCGTCCACGGTGCGGACGCGGCAACGGCCGTCTCCGGCAGCTACATCGTGATGCTGGACCGGAAGGCGGACAAGGCCGACCTGGCCGAGGAGTACGGCGGCACTCTCCAGCGGAACTACAGGTCGGCCATCAACGGCTTCTCCGCCAGCGGGCTTTCGGAGACCGAGGCCAAGCGGCTCGCCGCCGACCCCGCCGTCTCCAAGGTCGTCCAGAACAAGAAGTTCCACATCAACACCACCCAGGACAACCCGCCTTCCTGGGGGCTGGACCGGGTCGACCAGACCGGGACCGCCGGTGACAGCGCCTACACCTACCCCGACGCCGCGGGCGGGGACGTCACGGCGTACGTCATCGACACCGGTGTCCGCGTCACCCACAAGGACTTCGAGGGCCGAGCCACTTCGGGCTTCGACGCCGTGGACGACGACGACGACGCAGACGACGGCAACGGGCACGGCACCCACGTGGCGGGAACCATAGCGGGCGCCGCCCACGGGGTGGCCAAGAAGGCGAAGATCGTGGCCGTCCGTGTCCTGGACGACGCGGGCTCGGGCACGACCGAGCAGGTCGTCGCCGGGATCGACTGGGTCACCGCGAACCACGAGGGCCCGTCCGTCGCCAACATGAGTCTCGGCGGATCCGCGGACCCGGCCCTCGACGCCGCGGTGCAGAAGGCCATCGCCTCGGGTGTGACCTTCGCGGTCGCCGCGGGCAACGAGTCGAGCGACGCGGGCGAGGGCTCCCCCTCGCGCGTTCCCGAGGCCATCACCGTGGCCTCGTCCACGGTGGACGACGAGCAGTCCTCGTTCTCCAACTTCGGCTCGGTCGTGGACATCTACGCTCCCGGCTCGGACATCACCTCGGCGTGGAACGACAGCGACGACGCCACCAGCACCATCTCCGGTACGTCCATGGCCACCCCGCACGTCGTGGGTGCCGCGGCCGTCTACCTCGGCGGACACCCGGAGGCCACCCCTGAGGAGGTCGCCGCGGCGCTCACCGGCGGAGCCACCCCGGACGCAATCTCCAATGCGACCGAGGGCACGGCGAACAAGCTCCTGAAGATCGTGGAGTAG
- a CDS encoding DUF1697 domain-containing protein, with protein sequence MSTMYAALLRGINVSGRRKVPMAELRALLVELGHEDVATYLQSGNAVFRSASGDASALTAGLERAIEERFGFPVDCLVRPGAYLAGVADACPFPAAELEGRQLHVTYFDEAVDAARFASLDADAFRPEEFRLGDRALYLYAPDGLGRSKLAVALGRPAITRGLVATSRNWNTVVKLVEMTRD encoded by the coding sequence ATGAGCACGATGTACGCGGCGCTGCTGCGGGGGATCAATGTCAGCGGCCGGCGTAAGGTCCCGATGGCGGAACTCCGCGCGCTGCTCGTGGAGCTGGGACACGAGGACGTCGCCACGTATCTGCAGAGCGGCAACGCCGTGTTCCGCAGCGCGTCCGGCGACGCGAGCGCCCTGACCGCCGGGCTGGAGCGGGCGATCGAGGAACGTTTCGGATTTCCGGTCGACTGTCTCGTCCGCCCGGGCGCCTACCTCGCGGGTGTGGCCGACGCCTGCCCGTTCCCGGCCGCCGAGCTGGAGGGCAGGCAACTGCACGTCACGTATTTCGACGAGGCCGTCGACGCCGCCAGGTTCGCCTCGCTCGATGCCGACGCCTTCCGCCCCGAGGAATTCCGGCTGGGCGACCGCGCCCTCTATCTGTACGCCCCCGACGGCCTCGGACGCTCCAAGCTCGCGGTGGCGCTCGGACGGCCTGCCATCACCCGTGGCCTCGTGGCCACCAGCCGCAACTGGAACACCGTGGTCAAGCTTGTGGAGATGACGCGTGACTGA
- a CDS encoding DUF4440 domain-containing protein, giving the protein MTDPSPAVAAAIEGELRLLDPVVRTSADVLVTLLHPDFREIGTSGRLWERDTIIAMLTDPGAPRPGPLTASRMRGDQLAPDLVHLTFDTESKGLRSHRSSLWRLTGSGWLLYFHQATPFIDDPFAEV; this is encoded by the coding sequence GTGACTGATCCGTCGCCGGCCGTGGCCGCAGCCATCGAGGGCGAGCTCCGCCTCCTGGATCCCGTCGTGCGGACCTCCGCGGATGTGCTGGTCACCCTTCTGCACCCCGATTTCAGGGAGATCGGCACCAGCGGCCGGCTCTGGGAGCGGGACACGATCATCGCGATGCTCACGGACCCGGGCGCACCGCGCCCCGGGCCGCTCACCGCGTCCCGTATGCGGGGCGACCAGCTCGCACCGGACCTGGTGCACCTCACCTTCGACACGGAGTCCAAGGGCCTGCGTTCGCACCGCAGCTCGTTGTGGCGGCTGACCGGGAGCGGCTGGCTGCTCTACTTCCACCAGGCCACGCCCTTCATCGACGATCCGTTCGCCGAGGTCTGA
- a CDS encoding S1 family peptidase, producing MTFKRFASLGSISRRARLIAATSGLVTAVALAAPTAVAQAAPDTTVTKAELAEASSAVHGADIAGTAWYTEASTGKVVVTVDSTVTAAEIAKIEKSVTDSGAKADINRTPGTFNKLIAGGQAIYAGGGRCSLGFNVRSGSTYYALTAGHCTEIGSTWYTNSGQSSTLGTRTGSSFPVNDYGIIRHASSAAADGRVYLYNGSYQDITSAANARVGQAVKRSGSTTGVHSGTVTGLNATVNYGGGDVVYGMIQTNVCAEPGDSGGSLFAGTTALGLTSGGSGNCSSGGTTFFQPVTEALSAYGVSVF from the coding sequence GTGACCTTCAAGCGCTTCGCCTCTCTCGGCTCGATCTCCAGACGTGCTCGCCTCATCGCCGCGACCTCAGGTCTGGTCACCGCCGTGGCGCTTGCGGCACCCACCGCGGTCGCTCAGGCGGCCCCGGACACCACCGTGACGAAGGCCGAACTGGCCGAGGCCAGTTCGGCCGTGCACGGTGCCGACATCGCCGGCACCGCCTGGTACACCGAAGCGAGCACCGGCAAGGTCGTCGTCACCGTCGACAGCACGGTCACCGCCGCCGAGATCGCCAAGATCGAGAAGTCGGTCACCGACTCGGGCGCGAAGGCCGACATCAACCGCACCCCGGGCACGTTCAACAAGCTCATAGCGGGCGGCCAGGCCATCTACGCCGGCGGCGGGCGCTGTTCCCTCGGCTTCAACGTCCGCAGCGGAAGCACCTACTACGCGCTGACCGCCGGGCACTGCACCGAGATCGGCAGCACCTGGTACACCAACTCCGGTCAGAGCTCCACCCTCGGCACCAGGACCGGCTCCAGCTTCCCCGTCAACGACTACGGGATCATCCGGCACGCCAGCTCCGCCGCCGCGGACGGCCGGGTCTACCTCTACAACGGCAGCTACCAGGACATCACCTCCGCGGCGAACGCCCGCGTGGGCCAGGCCGTCAAGCGCAGCGGCTCCACCACCGGCGTCCACAGCGGCACCGTCACCGGCCTCAACGCCACGGTGAACTACGGCGGCGGCGACGTCGTCTACGGCATGATCCAGACCAACGTCTGCGCCGAGCCCGGCGACAGCGGCGGTTCGCTCTTCGCCGGCACCACGGCCCTCGGCCTCACCTCGGGCGGCAGCGGCAACTGCAGCTCGGGCGGCACCACGTTCTTCCAGCCCGTCACCGAGGCGCTGAGCGCCTACGGCGTCAGCGTCTTCTAG
- a CDS encoding TIGR03086 family metal-binding protein: protein MNDAYGHMAECAAESARVARGAGAVPPVSTPTPCHGWDLRELINHWVLYSAHGLEHRALRTPIPDELTARDFTADTDWPERYAAQLERAVAAWSDPAVGEGVIDTGHGSTPAPDIARMLIMETALHGWDVARTTGQEYRLSGPAAAFLLESVEGTAELYRRHDGFAGEVVLPGEASDFERALALSGRDPRTA from the coding sequence ATGAATGACGCGTACGGACACATGGCCGAGTGTGCTGCTGAATCCGCCCGGGTCGCCCGGGGCGCCGGAGCCGTGCCGCCGGTCTCCACGCCGACTCCCTGCCACGGCTGGGACCTGCGGGAGCTGATCAACCACTGGGTGCTGTACAGCGCGCACGGGCTGGAGCACCGCGCGCTGCGCACGCCCATCCCCGACGAACTGACGGCCCGTGACTTCACGGCCGACACCGACTGGCCGGAGCGCTACGCCGCCCAGCTGGAGCGGGCGGTCGCCGCATGGTCGGACCCCGCGGTCGGTGAAGGTGTCATCGACACAGGGCACGGCTCCACCCCCGCTCCGGACATCGCCAGGATGCTCATCATGGAGACCGCGCTGCACGGCTGGGACGTGGCCCGGACGACGGGGCAGGAATACCGGCTCTCCGGCCCGGCGGCGGCCTTCCTCCTGGAATCGGTCGAGGGGACGGCCGAGCTCTACCGGCGGCACGACGGCTTCGCCGGCGAAGTCGTCCTGCCCGGCGAGGCGTCCGACTTCGAGCGTGCCCTGGCCCTCAGTGGCCGGGACCCGCGCACGGCCTGA
- a CDS encoding DsbA family protein translates to MSTHVNKTAGRTAVDFYFDPACPFAWIASRWMLEVERERDIELRFHVMSLHLHNTGNELPGWYRELVDRSIGPVRVAAAVAADHGPGVLRDLYTALGTRIHREKNEDFDAVVVESLAELGLSAGLAEAAHTDGFDEAVRLSHDRGKDPAAGSYVGTPTIHVDGTVWFGPVLNSVPLGEEAARLFDSFRVLAGHPDFFELKRERTGSLDVG, encoded by the coding sequence ATGAGCACCCACGTGAACAAGACGGCGGGGAGAACGGCCGTCGACTTCTACTTCGACCCGGCCTGTCCGTTCGCCTGGATCGCCTCCCGCTGGATGCTGGAGGTGGAGCGGGAGCGCGACATCGAACTCCGCTTCCACGTCATGAGCCTCCACCTGCACAACACCGGCAACGAGCTTCCGGGCTGGTACCGCGAACTGGTCGACAGGTCGATCGGGCCGGTCCGGGTCGCCGCCGCCGTGGCGGCGGACCACGGGCCGGGCGTCCTCAGGGACCTCTACACCGCCCTCGGCACCCGCATCCACCGGGAGAAGAACGAGGACTTCGACGCCGTCGTCGTCGAGTCGCTCGCCGAACTGGGCCTGTCCGCCGGTCTGGCGGAGGCCGCGCACACGGACGGCTTCGACGAGGCCGTACGGCTGAGCCACGACCGGGGGAAGGACCCGGCGGCCGGCTCCTACGTCGGCACCCCGACGATCCATGTGGACGGCACCGTCTGGTTCGGGCCGGTGCTGAACTCCGTTCCGCTGGGCGAGGAGGCGGCACGGCTCTTCGACAGCTTCCGGGTCCTGGCCGGGCACCCGGACTTCTTCGAGCTCAAGCGCGAACGGACCGGCAGCCTCGACGTCGGCTAG
- a CDS encoding sirohydrochlorin chelatase, producing the protein MTAPVLLVIAHGSRDPRHAATVHALTARVRSLRTGLRVETGFLEFNAPSVPRVLERLAAEGADEVVALPLLLTRAFHAKSDIPSVLREARSRLPGLRITQADVLGPSPLLNTAVEQRLREAGVSPGDKSSTGLVLAAAGSTDPEAIAVIAEIARELRHTGWCAVRPAFASASLPRTADVVRSLRADGVRRVAVAPYVIAPGRLPDRIAAGADEAGADVLAGVLGPSPALARLLLARYDEARVPADRATRLSA; encoded by the coding sequence ATGACCGCCCCGGTTCTCCTCGTCATCGCCCACGGCAGCCGCGACCCGCGGCACGCGGCGACCGTGCACGCGCTCACCGCGCGGGTCCGGTCGCTGCGGACCGGGCTGCGCGTGGAGACGGGCTTCCTGGAGTTCAACGCCCCTTCCGTGCCCCGGGTGCTGGAGCGCCTGGCCGCGGAGGGGGCGGACGAGGTGGTCGCACTGCCCCTGCTGCTGACCCGGGCCTTCCACGCCAAGTCGGACATCCCTTCGGTACTGCGCGAGGCCCGCTCGCGGCTCCCGGGGCTGCGGATCACCCAGGCGGACGTCCTGGGCCCGTCCCCGCTGCTGAACACGGCTGTGGAACAGCGGCTGCGTGAGGCCGGGGTGTCCCCCGGCGACAAGAGCTCGACCGGGCTGGTCCTGGCCGCGGCGGGCTCCACGGACCCGGAGGCGATCGCAGTGATCGCTGAAATCGCGCGGGAGCTGCGGCACACCGGTTGGTGCGCCGTGCGGCCTGCGTTCGCCTCCGCATCCCTTCCCCGCACCGCGGACGTGGTGCGCTCCCTGCGGGCCGACGGCGTACGGAGGGTGGCGGTGGCCCCGTACGTCATCGCCCCCGGCCGGCTCCCCGACCGGATCGCAGCGGGCGCCGACGAGGCCGGGGCCGATGTGCTGGCCGGTGTCCTGGGGCCCTCCCCCGCGCTCGCCAGGCTGCTGCTGGCCCGGTACGACGAGGCGCGCGTCCCGGCCGACAGGGCGACGCGGCTGAGCGCCTAG
- a CDS encoding ABC transporter permease produces the protein MASTETKADDLAGLEAGLDALDAVQVRRTPAREILLNKVLPPVIAVVLVVLVWQLLVWAKVTDDYKLPPPAAVWDSLTDMWVQGTLLEVIWTSVSRGLLGFVMAVAIGTPLGLLVARVKVVRAAIGPILSGLQSLPSVAWVAPAIIWLGLDDKTMYAVILLGAVPSVANGLVSGVDQVPPLFLRAGRTIGATGLRGTIHIVLPAALPGYLAGLKQGWAFSWRSLMAAEIIASSPDLGLGLGQLLENGRNNFDMPGIFLAILLILFVGIAIDLLIFSPLERRVLRSRGLLVKS, from the coding sequence ATGGCCAGCACTGAAACGAAGGCCGACGACCTGGCGGGGCTCGAGGCGGGTCTGGACGCGCTCGACGCCGTACAGGTGCGCCGGACCCCGGCCCGCGAGATCCTCCTCAACAAGGTTCTGCCGCCGGTCATCGCGGTCGTCCTGGTGGTCCTCGTCTGGCAGCTGCTGGTCTGGGCGAAGGTCACCGACGACTACAAGCTGCCGCCGCCCGCTGCGGTCTGGGACAGCCTGACCGACATGTGGGTGCAGGGCACCCTGCTGGAGGTCATCTGGACCAGTGTGTCGCGCGGTCTGCTGGGCTTCGTGATGGCCGTGGCGATCGGCACCCCGCTGGGGCTGCTGGTGGCGCGGGTGAAGGTCGTCCGGGCGGCGATCGGCCCGATCCTGTCGGGGCTGCAGTCCCTGCCGTCCGTGGCGTGGGTGGCACCGGCCATCATCTGGCTCGGCCTCGACGACAAGACGATGTACGCGGTGATCCTGCTGGGCGCGGTCCCCTCCGTGGCCAACGGACTGGTGTCCGGCGTCGACCAGGTTCCGCCGCTGTTCCTGCGGGCGGGCCGCACGATCGGCGCCACCGGCCTGCGCGGGACGATCCACATCGTCCTGCCGGCGGCGCTGCCCGGTTATCTGGCGGGGCTCAAGCAGGGCTGGGCGTTCTCCTGGCGTTCGCTCATGGCCGCCGAGATCATCGCTTCCTCGCCCGACCTGGGCCTGGGACTCGGCCAGTTGCTGGAGAACGGCAGGAACAACTTCGACATGCCGGGGATCTTCCTGGCGATCCTCCTCATCCTGTTCGTCGGCATCGCGATCGACCTGCTGATCTTCAGCCCGCTGGAGCGGCGGGTGCTGCGCAGCCGCGGTCTCCTCGTCAAGAGCTGA
- a CDS encoding ABC transporter ATP-binding protein: protein MATTTLTKAEDRAEVEHAARIRHVSKSFSGPTGQQLVLDDITLDVAPGEFVTLLGASGCGKSTLLNLVAGLDRPTAGSIETPGGRPALMFQEHALFPWLTAGKNIELALRLRGVPKSDRRPEAERLLELVRLGGAYGKRVHELSGGMRQRVAMARALAQDSQLLLMDEPFAALDAITRDVLHDELTRIWRETNASVLFVTHNVREAVRLAQRVILLSSRPGRIAREWKVDIEQPRRIEDTAVAELSVEITEQLRGEIRRHGQH from the coding sequence ATGGCGACCACCACCCTCACCAAGGCCGAGGACCGTGCAGAGGTCGAGCACGCCGCTCGTATCCGACACGTCTCCAAGTCCTTCTCCGGACCCACGGGGCAGCAGCTCGTCCTGGACGACATCACGCTCGATGTCGCTCCGGGCGAGTTCGTCACCCTCCTGGGAGCATCCGGGTGCGGCAAGTCGACCCTGCTCAACCTGGTGGCCGGACTCGACCGACCGACCGCGGGGTCCATCGAGACCCCCGGCGGGCGGCCGGCCCTGATGTTCCAGGAGCACGCTCTCTTCCCGTGGCTGACCGCGGGCAAGAACATCGAACTGGCCCTGCGGCTGCGCGGGGTGCCCAAGTCGGACCGCCGCCCGGAGGCGGAACGGCTGCTCGAACTCGTGCGCCTCGGAGGGGCGTACGGGAAGCGGGTGCACGAACTCTCGGGCGGGATGCGCCAGCGGGTCGCGATGGCCCGGGCGCTCGCCCAGGACAGCCAGCTCCTGCTGATGGACGAGCCGTTCGCCGCGCTCGACGCCATCACCCGGGATGTGCTGCACGACGAACTGACCCGGATCTGGCGGGAGACGAACGCCTCCGTCCTCTTCGTCACCCACAACGTGCGCGAGGCGGTGCGGCTCGCCCAGCGCGTCATCCTGCTGTCGTCGCGACCCGGCCGGATCGCCCGGGAGTGGAAGGTCGACATCGAGCAGCCTCGCCGCATCGAGGACACCGCCGTGGCGGAGCTGTCCGTCGAGATCACCGAACAACTGCGTGGGGAGATCCGCCGACATGGCCAGCACTGA
- a CDS encoding aliphatic sulfonate ABC transporter substrate-binding protein, whose amino-acid sequence MRATRTTLRRGLAAAAASSLLAVAATACGYGSEAKDDDAQSNVSAGGKKLSTDTVKIGYFPNLTHATALVGIQEGIIAKELGGTTVKPSTFNAGPSEIEALNAGSIDIGFIGPSPSINGYSKSKGQSLRIVGGSASGGVKLVVNPDKIKTLDDLKGKKIATPQLGNTQDVAFLHWISEKGWKVDAQSGKGDVSVVRSDNKVTPDAFKAGSLDGAWVPEPTASKLVAEGGKVLLDESTLWPDDKFVITNIIVSQKFLSEHPDVVDAVLRGTVNTNKWINANPDKAKASANSALEKLSGKALPAEVLDPAWESIQITDDPLAATLQAQADHAVGAGLLEKPDLNGIYDLKPLNKILKAAGQPEVADAGLGVK is encoded by the coding sequence GTGCGTGCCACCCGTACCACCCTCCGCCGCGGCCTCGCCGCTGCCGCCGCATCGTCGCTGCTCGCCGTGGCGGCCACCGCCTGCGGCTACGGCTCCGAGGCCAAGGACGACGACGCGCAGTCGAACGTCTCCGCCGGCGGGAAGAAGCTCTCCACGGACACCGTGAAGATCGGGTACTTCCCGAACCTCACGCACGCCACCGCGCTGGTCGGTATCCAGGAAGGCATCATCGCCAAGGAGCTGGGCGGCACGACGGTCAAGCCCTCGACGTTCAACGCCGGCCCCTCCGAGATCGAGGCGCTCAACGCGGGTTCGATCGACATCGGCTTCATCGGCCCCTCCCCCTCGATCAACGGCTACAGCAAGTCCAAGGGCCAGAGCCTGCGGATCGTCGGCGGCTCGGCCTCCGGCGGCGTGAAGCTCGTCGTGAACCCGGACAAGATCAAGACCCTGGACGACCTCAAGGGCAAGAAGATCGCCACCCCGCAGCTCGGCAACACGCAGGACGTGGCGTTCCTCCACTGGATCTCCGAGAAGGGCTGGAAGGTCGACGCCCAGAGCGGCAAGGGCGACGTCTCCGTTGTCCGTTCGGACAACAAGGTGACGCCGGACGCCTTCAAGGCAGGTTCCCTGGACGGCGCCTGGGTCCCGGAGCCGACCGCTTCCAAGCTGGTCGCCGAGGGTGGCAAGGTCCTGCTGGACGAGTCGACGCTGTGGCCGGACGACAAGTTCGTCATCACCAACATCATCGTGTCGCAGAAGTTCCTCTCCGAGCACCCGGACGTCGTGGACGCGGTGCTGCGGGGCACGGTGAACACCAACAAGTGGATCAACGCCAACCCGGACAAGGCGAAGGCCTCGGCCAACTCGGCGCTGGAGAAGCTGAGCGGCAAGGCGCTGCCCGCCGAGGTCCTCGACCCGGCGTGGGAGTCCATCCAGATCACCGATGACCCGCTGGCCGCCACGCTCCAGGCGCAGGCGGACCACGCGGTCGGTGCCGGTCTGCTGGAGAAGCCGGACCTCAACGGCATCTACGACCTGAAGCCGCTGAACAAGATCCTCAAGGCCGCAGGACAGCCCGAGGTCGCCGACGCCGGTCTCGGCGTCAAGTAG
- a CDS encoding sulfate adenylyltransferase subunit 1 yields the protein MSITTEQLSATTLLRFATAGSVDDGKSTLVGRLLHDSKSVLTDQLEAVALASTNRGQEAPDLALLTDGLRAEREQGITIDVAYRYFATPRRRFILADTPGHVQYTRNMVTGASTAELAVVLVDARNGVVEQTRRHAAVAALLRVPHVVLAVNKMDLVDYAEPVFASIAEEFTAYAASLGVPEITAIPISALAGDNVVEPSAHMDWYGGPTVLEHLETVPVSHDLTACHARFPVQYVIRPQSAEHPDYRGYAGQIAAGVFRVGETVSVLPSGRTTTIEGIDALGESVDIAWAPQSVTIRLADDIDISRGDLIAPADDAPTITQDVEATVCHVADQPLTVGQRVLLKHTTRTVKAIVKDIPSRLTLDDLSQHPDPGQLVANDIGRVVVRTAEPLALDTYAASRRTGSFLLIDPADGTTLTAGMAGASFAAEADADADTSAEDAEWDF from the coding sequence ATGAGCATCACCACCGAGCAGTTGTCGGCCACCACCCTGCTGCGGTTCGCCACGGCCGGGTCCGTCGACGACGGCAAGTCCACCCTCGTCGGACGTCTGCTGCACGACTCCAAGTCGGTCCTCACCGACCAGCTGGAGGCCGTCGCGCTGGCCTCCACCAACCGCGGCCAGGAGGCGCCCGACCTGGCGCTGCTGACCGACGGGCTGCGGGCCGAGCGCGAGCAGGGCATCACGATCGACGTGGCCTACCGCTACTTCGCCACGCCCCGCCGCCGGTTCATCCTCGCGGACACCCCGGGCCACGTGCAGTACACCCGCAACATGGTCACCGGCGCCTCCACGGCCGAGCTGGCCGTCGTCCTCGTCGACGCCCGCAACGGCGTGGTCGAGCAGACCCGCCGCCACGCCGCGGTCGCCGCCCTCCTGCGCGTCCCCCATGTGGTCCTCGCCGTGAACAAGATGGACCTCGTGGACTACGCGGAGCCCGTGTTCGCCTCCATAGCCGAGGAGTTCACCGCGTACGCCGCCTCGCTCGGCGTCCCGGAGATCACCGCGATCCCGATCTCCGCGCTGGCCGGCGACAACGTCGTGGAGCCGTCCGCCCACATGGACTGGTACGGCGGCCCGACGGTCCTGGAACACCTGGAGACGGTGCCGGTCAGCCACGATCTGACCGCCTGCCACGCACGCTTCCCGGTGCAGTACGTGATCCGCCCGCAGAGCGCCGAGCATCCCGACTACCGGGGGTACGCCGGCCAGATCGCCGCCGGGGTCTTCCGGGTCGGCGAGACCGTCTCCGTGCTCCCTTCCGGACGCACCACGACGATCGAGGGGATAGACGCGCTCGGTGAGAGCGTCGACATCGCCTGGGCCCCGCAGTCGGTGACGATCCGCCTGGCCGACGACATCGACATCTCGCGCGGCGACCTGATCGCCCCCGCGGACGACGCCCCCACCATCACGCAGGACGTCGAGGCGACCGTCTGCCACGTGGCCGACCAGCCGCTCACGGTGGGCCAGCGGGTGCTGCTCAAGCACACCACCCGCACGGTCAAGGCGATCGTCAAGGACATCCCCTCGCGGCTCACACTGGACGACCTCTCCCAGCACCCGGACCCCGGGCAGCTGGTGGCCAACGACATCGGCCGGGTCGTCGTCCGTACCGCAGAGCCCCTCGCTCTCGACACGTACGCGGCCTCGCGGCGCACGGGTTCGTTCCTGCTGATCGACCCCGCCGACGGCACGACCCTCACGGCCGGCATGGCGGGTGCCTCGTTCGCCGCCGAGGCCGACGCGGACGCGGACACCTCCGCCGAGGACGCGGAGTGGGACTTCTGA